From the Anaerolineales bacterium genome, one window contains:
- the uvrB gene encoding excinuclease ABC subunit UvrB produces the protein MAGFNLHAPFQPTGDQPEAIRQLMEGIRRGDKEQVLLGATGTGKTYTIANVIQQMQKPTLVLAHNKTLVAQLYAEFKEFFPDNAVEFFTSYYDYYQPEAYVPRSDLYIEKETDINEEIERLRLAATTSLMSRSDVIIVASVSCIYGLGNPEAYGRVVINLDSGKPYRRETLLRQLVDIHYERKDTDLGPGVFRVRGDTLEVVPAYQDKLAYRITFFGDEVERIAEIHTVTGEIAREMDTIAIYPARHFITDEDKLAAAIIGIEQELEEQIAYLKANDKLLEAQRIEQRTRYDLEMLRQVGYCTGIENYSRHMDQRAPGTPPWTLIDYFPADFLMVIDESHMTIPQVGGMYNGDRARKEVLVEYGFRLPSAVDNRPLTFDEFENRLGTIIYTSATPADYEMRRAAQVVEQIIRPTGLVDPEVEVRPIEGQVDDLIGEISKRVSAGERVLVTTLTKRMAEDLTEYLQEMGIKVQYLHSEVDTLDRISILRDLRLGMYDVIVGINLLREGLDLPEVSLVAILDADKQGFLRSETSLIQTIGRAARHVRGRVIMYANKMTDAMRYAIQETNRRREKQTAYNVAHGIEPVGIVKAVRDLTDQLKRTAVAEDGAEYDGEKARRMPRRELEGAIRALDAQMREAAKNLQFEQAALLRDQLYEMRTLLAEEGNLKPWERMRVIAGLDDEE, from the coding sequence ATGGCCGGCTTCAATCTGCATGCCCCTTTTCAGCCCACTGGCGACCAGCCGGAGGCCATTCGCCAATTGATGGAGGGCATTCGCCGTGGGGACAAGGAGCAAGTGCTGCTGGGCGCCACTGGCACAGGCAAGACCTATACGATCGCCAATGTGATCCAGCAGATGCAAAAGCCGACCTTGGTGCTGGCGCACAACAAGACCCTGGTGGCGCAGCTGTACGCTGAGTTCAAAGAATTCTTCCCTGACAATGCGGTGGAGTTCTTCACTTCGTATTACGACTATTACCAGCCGGAAGCCTATGTACCGCGCAGCGACCTCTATATAGAAAAAGAGACCGATATCAATGAAGAGATCGAGCGTCTGCGCCTGGCGGCGACGACTTCGCTGATGTCGCGTTCGGATGTGATCATCGTGGCTTCGGTGTCGTGCATCTATGGCTTGGGCAACCCCGAAGCTTATGGCCGGGTGGTGATCAACCTGGACAGCGGCAAACCCTACCGCCGCGAGACGCTGCTGCGCCAACTGGTGGACATCCATTATGAGCGCAAGGACACCGACCTCGGCCCCGGCGTGTTCCGGGTGCGCGGCGACACGCTGGAAGTGGTGCCGGCCTACCAGGACAAGCTGGCCTACCGCATCACCTTCTTTGGCGACGAGGTTGAGCGCATTGCGGAGATCCACACCGTCACCGGCGAGATCGCCCGCGAGATGGACACCATCGCCATCTACCCGGCGCGGCACTTCATCACCGACGAAGACAAGCTGGCTGCGGCGATCATTGGCATTGAGCAGGAGCTGGAAGAGCAGATTGCCTATCTGAAAGCCAACGACAAGCTGCTGGAGGCCCAGCGCATCGAGCAGCGCACACGCTACGACCTGGAGATGCTGCGCCAGGTGGGCTACTGCACCGGCATCGAGAACTATTCGCGTCACATGGACCAGCGCGCCCCGGGCACGCCGCCCTGGACGCTGATCGACTATTTTCCCGCCGACTTCCTGATGGTCATCGACGAATCGCACATGACCATCCCGCAGGTGGGCGGCATGTACAACGGCGACCGGGCGCGCAAGGAAGTGCTGGTGGAGTACGGCTTCCGCCTGCCTTCGGCGGTGGACAACCGCCCGCTGACCTTTGATGAATTCGAGAACCGCCTGGGCACCATCATCTACACTTCGGCCACGCCGGCAGACTATGAGATGCGCCGCGCGGCGCAAGTGGTGGAGCAGATCATCCGGCCCACCGGGCTGGTGGACCCCGAGGTGGAAGTGCGGCCTATCGAGGGCCAGGTGGATGACCTGATCGGCGAGATCAGCAAACGCGTCTCCGCCGGCGAGCGCGTGCTGGTGACCACCCTGACCAAACGCATGGCCGAGGACCTGACCGAGTATCTGCAAGAGATGGGCATCAAAGTGCAGTATTTGCATTCCGAGGTGGACACGCTGGACCGCATCAGCATCCTGCGTGACCTGCGTCTGGGCATGTACGACGTGATCGTGGGCATCAACCTGCTCCGCGAAGGCTTGGACCTGCCCGAAGTTTCGCTGGTGGCGATTCTGGACGCCGACAAGCAGGGCTTCCTGCGTTCCGAGACCTCGTTGATCCAGACGATTGGCCGGGCAGCGCGGCATGTGCGCGGCCGGGTGATCATGTACGCCAACAAGATGACCGATGCGATGCGCTACGCCATCCAGGAGACCAACCGCCGCCGCGAGAAGCAGACGGCTTACAACGTGGCCCACGGCATTGAGCCGGTGGGCATCGTCAAGGCGGTGCGCGACCTGACCGACCAGCTGAAGCGCACGGCGGTGGCCGAGGACGGGGCGGAGTACGACGGCGAAAAGGCGCGGCGCATGCCGCGCCGCGAGCTGGAGGGAGCCATCCGTGCGCTGGATGCCCAGATGCGCGAGGCGGCCAAGAACCTGCAGTTCGAGCAGGCCGCTTTGCTGCGCGACCAGCTGTATGAGATGCGCACCCTGCTGGCTGAGGAGGGCAACCTTAAGCCCTGGGAGCGGATGCGCGTGATCGCCGGTTTGGATGATGAAGAGTAA
- a CDS encoding DUF4173 domain-containing protein encodes MAKKAHLWLFPAAVILGIVFDFLFWGRGIGFSFSVYMALLLAAGFWLAQRTGLKPAPPALWLLLPIALLSLVSGVRTEPLTVLLSRTAAVGLLALFAISFLGGQWPRFGFVDYVYKLLGFIPQGLGLMRANGAAPKSGALRWLLPVGRGLLLALPLLGFLMVLLASADAFFAEWVERFFADFERLPEFLLRGFIILVVAYMLAAAYSYAFERSQKQALIGEDKPWVYPFIGFPEVTTVLVSVNLLLMVFVFVQFRYFFGGLANIVEGPAGFTFAEYARRGFAELVVVSLTLLGSFMLLSALSKRENTRQHAWFAGLGFMLFAQVAVILVSAFQRLLLLEQAYGFSRLRTYPHVFMIWLGLLLLAVVVLEAWRRPRAFALAVLAASLGFVLSLPILNVDAFIVRANIAHAREALIGSVHQNDPAASRLGSDGPLDYGYLAQLSADAIPALVEGYRTAQAHGDEALAKPLAAGLACYFYFNPEKLQPDWREWNAAEAAARRAWADLQADPAFPAFSYTEREDLPSVNLDGEAWSCYPQWQR; translated from the coding sequence ATGGCTAAGAAAGCTCATTTGTGGCTGTTCCCGGCCGCTGTGATTCTGGGAATCGTGTTCGATTTCCTATTCTGGGGACGCGGCATCGGTTTTTCTTTTTCGGTTTACATGGCTTTGCTGCTGGCCGCCGGCTTCTGGCTGGCGCAGCGCACCGGGTTAAAGCCAGCACCCCCAGCCCTGTGGCTGCTGCTGCCCATTGCCTTGCTCTCCCTGGTCAGCGGGGTGCGCACGGAGCCGCTGACCGTGCTGCTCAGCCGCACGGCCGCGGTGGGTCTGCTGGCTTTGTTCGCCATCAGCTTTCTGGGCGGGCAGTGGCCGCGCTTCGGCTTCGTGGACTATGTTTACAAGCTGCTGGGCTTCATCCCGCAGGGGCTGGGGTTGATGCGCGCCAATGGAGCGGCGCCCAAGAGCGGGGCGCTGCGCTGGCTGCTGCCTGTGGGGCGCGGCCTGCTGCTGGCCCTGCCGCTGCTGGGCTTTCTGATGGTGCTACTGGCTTCGGCCGATGCCTTTTTTGCCGAATGGGTGGAGCGCTTCTTCGCTGACTTTGAGCGCCTGCCGGAATTCCTGTTGCGCGGCTTCATCATCCTGGTCGTGGCCTACATGCTGGCCGCGGCGTACAGCTATGCCTTTGAACGCAGCCAGAAGCAAGCCCTGATCGGGGAAGACAAACCCTGGGTGTATCCTTTCATTGGCTTCCCGGAAGTGACTACTGTGCTGGTCAGCGTCAATCTGCTGCTGATGGTTTTCGTTTTCGTGCAGTTCCGCTATTTCTTTGGCGGTTTGGCCAACATTGTCGAAGGTCCGGCCGGGTTTACCTTTGCTGAATATGCCCGGCGCGGCTTTGCCGAGTTGGTGGTGGTCTCGCTGACCTTGCTGGGCTCTTTCATGCTCTTGAGCGCCCTCTCCAAGCGTGAGAACACCAGGCAGCACGCCTGGTTTGCCGGGCTGGGCTTTATGCTCTTCGCGCAGGTGGCGGTGATTTTGGTCTCCGCCTTCCAGCGGCTGCTGCTGCTGGAGCAGGCCTATGGCTTCAGCCGCCTGCGCACCTACCCGCACGTGTTCATGATCTGGCTGGGGCTGTTGCTGCTGGCCGTGGTTGTGTTGGAGGCCTGGCGCCGCCCGCGCGCTTTTGCGCTGGCTGTGCTGGCGGCCAGCCTGGGCTTTGTGCTGAGCCTGCCGATCCTGAATGTGGATGCCTTCATCGTGCGCGCCAATATTGCGCATGCCCGCGAGGCGCTGATCGGTTCGGTGCACCAGAACGACCCGGCCGCCTCCCGCCTGGGCAGCGACGGTCCGCTGGACTACGGCTATCTGGCCCAGCTGTCTGCGGACGCTATCCCGGCGCTGGTCGAAGGCTATCGCACCGCGCAGGCCCATGGCGATGAAGCCCTGGCCAAGCCGCTGGCCGCCGGGTTGGCCTGTTATTTCTACTTCAACCCCGAAAAGCTGCAGCCGGACTGGCGCGAGTGGAATGCAGCCGAGGCGGCCGCCCGCCGCGCCTGGGCCGACCTGCAGGCTGACCCCGCCTTCCCCGCATTCAGCTATACCGAGAGGGAAGACCTGCCGTCTGTCAACCTGGATGGCGAGGCCTGGTCTTGCTATCCGCAGTGGCAGCGCTAG
- the secG gene encoding preprotein translocase subunit SecG, with the protein MQASLLNIAMILLSIALVASIVVQSKGAGLGGLTGGDMGGGSFTARRGIEKTLFRVTILLSVLFFALALYTVYVTG; encoded by the coding sequence ATGCAAGCATCCCTTTTGAATATCGCAATGATCCTCCTCTCAATCGCTCTGGTAGCCAGCATTGTGGTGCAGAGCAAGGGCGCGGGCCTGGGCGGCCTGACCGGCGGTGACATGGGTGGCGGCTCCTTTACCGCTCGCCGCGGCATCGAAAAGACGCTGTTCCGCGTCACCATTCTGCTCAGCGTTTTGTTCTTCGCCCTGGCGCTGTACACGGTATACGTCACCGGCTAA
- a CDS encoding CinA family protein: protein MTQNLETLIGDKLRERGLRLGLAESCTGGLVGHRLTNVAGSSTYYMGSVTAYAYEAKVRLLGVSWTTLEQHGAVSAETVSEMALGCRRALAADIGIAISGIAGPGGGTPDKPVGTVWMALSAADGIWTRKFNFDGDRLAVKEQAAEAALALGIEYLEKLAQ from the coding sequence ATGACCCAAAATTTGGAAACCTTAATCGGCGACAAACTGCGTGAGCGCGGTTTGCGCCTGGGCCTGGCCGAGTCCTGCACTGGCGGCCTGGTGGGCCACCGCTTGACTAACGTGGCCGGTTCGTCCACCTACTACATGGGCAGCGTGACCGCCTATGCCTACGAAGCCAAAGTGCGCCTGCTGGGCGTCAGCTGGACCACGCTGGAGCAGCATGGCGCGGTCAGCGCCGAAACCGTCAGCGAAATGGCGCTGGGCTGCCGCCGGGCGCTGGCCGCCGATATCGGCATCGCCATCAGTGGCATTGCCGGCCCAGGCGGCGGCACGCCGGATAAGCCGGTGGGCACGGTGTGGATGGCGCTGAGCGCCGCCGACGGCATCTGGACCCGCAAGTTCAACTTTGATGGCGACCGCCTGGCGGTCAAAGAGCAAGCCGCCGAAGCGGCCCTGGCTCTGGGAATCGAGTATTTGGAAAAACTGGCTCAATAA
- the uvrC gene encoding excinuclease ABC subunit UvrC, with the protein MMLPEIQAQLKTLPNKAGCYLMKDADGKVIYVGKAINLRSRVRSYFHSAAQQDNKTRVLVNHIRDIEWIIVASELEALILEMNLIKKHKPRYNVRLKDDKRYPYIKVHLADVFPKVTVTRNMQADGSRYFGPYTSVWAVHKTLDVLRRIFPYLTCDREITGQDERACLYYDIKLCNAPCIGKIDQADYRQMISDLCDFLNGRTEPVVQRLQAEMAQASDELRFEKAAGLRDQLEAIRTIVERQRVVSNDYADSDVIAMARSEREACVQVFFIRNGKLIGREYFMMENTAETPDADVLAEFIKQFYDQAASVPEEVLLPHEVEEAQVIRQWLSKQRGNGGVEIKVPRRGQKRDLIRMAAENASETLNALQTQWKADAHRQTEALTEIHDALELPRAPERIECYDISNTQGTAAVGSMVVFERGVANNRLYRRFNIKSVQGPDDFASMQEVLTRRFRRWQAAQEDAALPGAKPDPAFGGLPDLLIVDGGKGQLARAVAVLDEFGLLERVPVAALAKQSEEIFLPRAEQGILLPRNSQGLFLLQRIRDEAHRFAITAHRARRSKSGVASRLDEVPGIGPKRRRALFKAFGSIEAMRAASLEQLTAVEGVTLALAEQLKAHLE; encoded by the coding sequence ATGATGTTGCCTGAAATTCAAGCCCAGCTCAAGACTTTGCCCAACAAAGCCGGCTGCTACCTGATGAAGGACGCGGACGGCAAAGTGATCTATGTGGGCAAAGCGATCAACCTGCGCAGCCGGGTGCGTTCGTATTTCCACAGCGCCGCCCAGCAGGACAATAAAACGCGGGTGCTGGTCAATCACATTCGTGACATCGAATGGATCATCGTCGCTTCCGAACTGGAAGCCTTGATCCTGGAAATGAACCTGATCAAGAAGCACAAGCCGCGCTACAACGTGCGGCTCAAGGACGACAAGCGCTACCCCTACATTAAAGTACACTTGGCGGACGTGTTCCCTAAGGTCACTGTCACCCGCAACATGCAAGCGGACGGCTCACGCTATTTTGGGCCGTACACCAGCGTGTGGGCGGTGCACAAAACGCTGGATGTGCTGCGCCGCATCTTCCCCTACCTGACCTGCGACCGCGAGATCACCGGCCAGGACGAACGTGCTTGCCTGTATTACGACATCAAGCTGTGCAATGCGCCCTGTATCGGCAAGATCGATCAGGCTGATTACCGCCAGATGATCAGCGATTTGTGCGATTTCCTGAATGGACGCACCGAGCCGGTGGTGCAGCGGCTGCAAGCCGAGATGGCTCAGGCTTCGGATGAGCTGCGCTTCGAGAAAGCCGCGGGGCTGCGCGACCAACTGGAGGCGATCCGCACCATCGTCGAGCGTCAGCGCGTGGTGTCCAACGATTACGCCGACTCGGATGTGATCGCCATGGCGCGCTCCGAGCGCGAAGCCTGCGTGCAGGTCTTCTTCATCCGCAACGGCAAGCTGATCGGCCGCGAGTACTTCATGATGGAGAACACCGCCGAAACCCCGGATGCGGACGTGCTGGCCGAATTCATCAAGCAGTTCTACGACCAGGCCGCCAGTGTGCCGGAAGAAGTGCTGCTGCCGCACGAAGTGGAAGAAGCCCAGGTGATCCGCCAGTGGCTGAGCAAGCAGCGCGGCAATGGCGGCGTGGAGATCAAAGTGCCGCGCCGCGGCCAGAAGCGTGACCTGATCCGCATGGCGGCCGAGAACGCCAGCGAGACGCTCAATGCGCTGCAAACGCAGTGGAAGGCGGACGCCCACCGCCAGACCGAAGCGCTGACGGAGATTCACGATGCCCTGGAGCTGCCGCGGGCGCCTGAGCGCATTGAATGCTACGACATCTCCAACACGCAGGGCACGGCGGCGGTGGGCAGCATGGTGGTCTTCGAGCGCGGCGTGGCCAACAACCGTCTGTACCGGCGCTTCAACATCAAGAGCGTGCAGGGGCCGGACGACTTCGCCAGCATGCAGGAGGTGCTCACCCGCCGCTTCCGCCGCTGGCAGGCCGCCCAGGAAGACGCTGCCCTGCCGGGCGCCAAACCGGACCCGGCCTTCGGCGGCCTGCCGGACCTGCTGATCGTGGACGGCGGCAAGGGCCAGCTGGCGCGCGCCGTGGCCGTCTTGGACGAATTCGGCCTGCTGGAACGGGTGCCGGTGGCCGCGCTGGCCAAGCAAAGTGAAGAGATCTTCCTGCCAAGAGCCGAACAAGGCATCCTGCTGCCGCGCAATTCGCAGGGCTTGTTCCTGCTGCAGCGCATCCGCGACGAAGCGCACCGCTTCGCCATCACCGCGCACCGCGCCCGCCGCAGCAAGAGCGGCGTGGCTTCGCGGCTGGATGAAGTGCCCGGCATCGGCCCCAAGCGCCGCCGGGCCTTGTTCAAGGCTTTCGGTTCGATCGAGGCGATGCGCGCCGCCAGCCTGGAACAGCTGACTGCGGTGGAAGGCGTCACGCTGGCTTTGGCGGAACAGCTCAAAGCGCACCTTGAGTAA
- a CDS encoding sigma-70 family RNA polymerase sigma factor encodes MTAAPNTAQRSNPEWLEALHDASPEAIEDLRAVLLRGLRAALAGRVQDDLDSLAEDFAQEALLKVLGNLDSFRGESRFTTWAQKIAVHVALSELRRRRWRDIPLQVFTESSEGDELTPSILTDHSPQPEQLASQRELMGMVEQLIFEELTERQRTAMLAILQDGLPLSEVAERLETNPNALYKLLHDARQRLRQKLEEKSGLSTQELLAVFEAD; translated from the coding sequence GTGACCGCCGCCCCAAATACGGCCCAGCGCAGCAACCCGGAATGGCTGGAGGCACTGCACGACGCCTCCCCCGAAGCCATTGAGGACCTGCGTGCGGTGCTGCTGCGCGGCCTGCGTGCCGCCCTGGCGGGCCGCGTGCAGGATGACCTGGACAGCCTGGCCGAGGACTTTGCCCAGGAAGCCCTGCTCAAAGTCCTCGGCAACTTGGATTCGTTCCGGGGCGAAAGCCGTTTCACCACCTGGGCGCAAAAAATCGCGGTGCATGTGGCGCTCTCGGAGCTGCGTCGTCGTCGCTGGCGAGACATTCCCTTACAAGTCTTCACCGAATCCAGCGAGGGTGATGAGCTGACTCCCAGCATCCTCACCGATCACAGCCCTCAGCCCGAGCAACTGGCCAGCCAGCGCGAGCTGATGGGCATGGTGGAGCAGCTCATTTTCGAGGAGCTCACCGAGCGCCAGCGCACTGCCATGCTGGCCATTCTGCAGGACGGGCTGCCGCTCAGCGAGGTGGCCGAGCGCCTGGAGACCAACCCCAACGCGCTCTACAAGCTGCTGCATGATGCCCGCCAGCGGTTGCGCCAGAAATTGGAAGAAAAGAGCGGCCTTTCCACCCAGGAATTGCTGGCGGTTTTCGAGGCCGACTAG
- a CDS encoding CopD family protein gives MIPDWALLISFWLHMLATAVWLGSLAALALFVLPSLRRRLPAAEYAAWLQALNTRLDPLGWFSLGLLTFTGLMQMTPNPNYDGFLSISNPWAVAMLAKHLVFFAMIGVSAYLTWKVSPALGRAALRRARSKGDPDAGDLALLAQFQRLVTANLLLGLLVLVFTAWARVS, from the coding sequence ATGATCCCCGACTGGGCGCTGCTGATCTCTTTTTGGTTGCACATGTTGGCCACCGCGGTCTGGCTGGGCAGCCTGGCAGCCCTGGCCCTGTTTGTCCTGCCCAGCTTGCGCCGGCGACTGCCCGCCGCGGAATACGCTGCCTGGCTGCAGGCGCTCAACACGCGCCTGGACCCACTGGGCTGGTTCAGCCTGGGGCTGCTGACCTTTACCGGGCTGATGCAGATGACGCCCAACCCCAATTACGACGGCTTTCTGAGCATCAGCAACCCGTGGGCGGTGGCTATGCTGGCCAAACACCTGGTCTTCTTCGCCATGATCGGCGTTTCTGCCTACCTGACCTGGAAGGTCTCGCCTGCCCTGGGGCGCGCCGCCCTGCGCCGGGCGCGCAGTAAGGGCGACCCCGACGCAGGCGACTTGGCCTTGCTGGCCCAGTTCCAGCGTCTGGTAACCGCCAACTTGCTGCTGGGTTTGCTGGTGTTGGTCTTCACTGCCTGGGCGCGGGTTTCCTAA
- a CDS encoding Cys-tRNA(Pro) deacylase, which produces MPPTNNVTRMLAAKKVAFAAHELPAEKLGGEEAAAYLGVPAQQMFKTIVAVRTSGGKPVLALVPAPAQLSLKALGRALDAKLQLASLAQAEQLTGLQTGGISPLALIGKGFDTVLDQSALDFETIYLSGGQRGINISMNPKDLVALTRARVVGIAES; this is translated from the coding sequence ATGCCCCCCACCAACAACGTCACCCGCATGCTGGCCGCCAAGAAAGTGGCCTTTGCCGCTCATGAGCTGCCCGCTGAGAAGCTGGGCGGAGAGGAGGCGGCGGCCTATCTCGGCGTGCCGGCCCAGCAGATGTTCAAGACCATCGTAGCCGTGCGGACCAGCGGCGGCAAGCCGGTGCTGGCCCTGGTGCCCGCGCCGGCCCAGCTCTCGCTGAAGGCGCTGGGCCGGGCGCTGGACGCCAAACTGCAGTTGGCCAGCCTGGCGCAGGCCGAGCAGCTGACCGGCCTGCAGACCGGCGGCATCTCGCCACTGGCGCTGATCGGCAAGGGTTTCGACACGGTGCTGGACCAGTCTGCGCTGGACTTCGAGACGATCTATTTATCCGGAGGACAGCGCGGGATCAATATCTCAATGAACCCCAAAGATCTGGTGGCGCTGACGCGGGCGAGGGTGGTGGGGATTGCAGAAAGCTGA
- a CDS encoding SH3 domain-containing protein produces MTYKLNSTLLVLVALLLAACGGAAVEATPETIIVVVTATPEIVEEPVEIDSTVEVRTIQDVNMRAGDGTAYGVVTIVPGNATVEVIGKNSSGSWLQVVYNGATGWISTPFTEGEVPADVPVVQAPPPPAGGGQAAQPTSTSAPAAGGGGGNAGGGGGNAGGGNDAGGNAGGAQVAPADSNISVSANIKNQSSTHTGEISYPEGDAQDRVAVNVSGFDSNTTSGELRFTLTCTGQGVANVKVTAISSNGGTPACNNTWTAFFTNVSTNHNITILLDAGAAAYVNWTLLITK; encoded by the coding sequence TTGACATATAAATTGAACAGCACGTTATTGGTACTGGTCGCGCTATTGCTGGCGGCCTGTGGTGGGGCCGCAGTTGAGGCGACACCCGAAACGATCATCGTTGTAGTCACTGCCACCCCCGAAATTGTTGAAGAGCCTGTTGAAATAGATAGCACCGTTGAGGTTCGCACGATTCAGGACGTCAATATGCGTGCGGGCGATGGTACCGCCTATGGTGTCGTCACGATCGTGCCTGGGAATGCCACGGTCGAAGTGATCGGCAAGAACAGCAGCGGTTCCTGGCTCCAGGTGGTTTACAACGGTGCAACTGGCTGGATTTCTACACCTTTCACTGAAGGGGAAGTGCCTGCGGATGTTCCGGTAGTGCAGGCTCCCCCGCCGCCGGCAGGCGGTGGGCAGGCTGCTCAGCCGACCAGCACCAGCGCTCCGGCCGCTGGCGGCGGGGGAGGCAATGCGGGTGGCGGTGGTGGTAATGCGGGCGGTGGCAACGATGCTGGGGGTAACGCCGGCGGAGCCCAAGTGGCGCCAGCCGACAGCAATATCTCAGTCAGCGCTAACATCAAGAACCAGAGCAGCACCCACACCGGCGAGATTTCCTACCCGGAGGGCGATGCCCAGGACCGGGTGGCCGTGAACGTGTCTGGCTTTGACAGCAACACTACCTCGGGTGAATTGCGCTTTACGCTGACCTGTACCGGGCAGGGCGTGGCCAATGTCAAGGTGACCGCGATCAGCAGCAATGGCGGCACCCCGGCTTGTAACAATACTTGGACGGCGTTTTTCACCAACGTCAGCACCAATCACAACATCACCATCTTGTTGGATGCGGGTGCGGCGGCTTACGTCAACTGGACACTGCTGATTACCAAATAA